Proteins encoded together in one Orrella marina window:
- the radA gene encoding DNA repair protein RadA — translation MSKIRTRYVCQACGATSPKWLGQCSGCQAWNTLEETRVNETPVAAHRYESMSGSQAQLQRLADVQARELPRMPTGIHEFDRVLGGGLVTGAVVLIGGDPGIGKSTLLLQALAAISQTARVLYVTGEESPDQVALRARRLGVDGAAVDLLPEIRLDLIEAQLRDHPPAVAVIDSIQTIYSAQLSAAPGSVSQVRECAAQLTRLAKQSGVPIVMIGHVTKDGSLAGPRVLEHMVDTVLYFEGDTHSSFRLVRAFKNRFGAVNELGVFAMTDRGLRGVANPSALFLSQHSRDVAGSCVMATQEGTRPLLVEIQALVDTAHVPNPRRLALGLEGHRLAMLLAVLHRHAGVSTADQDVFVNAVGGVRITEPGADLPILLAILSSLKDRALPAGLVSFGEIGLAGEVRPAVRGQERLREAAKLGFSVAIVPAANAPKQAIEGLRVIPVSRLQEAIDAVRGL, via the coding sequence ATGTCCAAGATCAGGACCCGCTATGTTTGTCAGGCATGCGGAGCAACCAGTCCCAAATGGCTGGGACAGTGCTCAGGATGCCAGGCATGGAACACCCTTGAAGAAACGCGTGTAAACGAGACACCTGTCGCGGCCCATCGCTACGAGTCGATGAGCGGTAGTCAGGCGCAGTTGCAGCGACTGGCTGACGTGCAGGCGCGTGAGCTGCCACGCATGCCGACCGGCATTCACGAATTTGACCGCGTGCTGGGCGGTGGTCTGGTGACCGGGGCAGTGGTACTGATTGGTGGTGATCCTGGAATCGGTAAATCTACGTTGCTGCTGCAAGCGCTCGCAGCAATCTCCCAGACTGCGCGTGTCCTGTATGTCACGGGTGAAGAGTCGCCAGACCAGGTCGCCTTGCGTGCCAGGCGCCTCGGTGTGGATGGCGCGGCAGTCGATCTGTTACCGGAAATCCGGCTGGATCTGATCGAAGCCCAGTTGCGCGATCACCCACCCGCTGTTGCCGTGATTGATTCCATCCAGACCATCTACAGCGCCCAGCTGAGTGCTGCCCCGGGTTCTGTGTCGCAGGTGCGCGAGTGTGCTGCACAGTTGACCCGTCTTGCGAAGCAGAGCGGGGTGCCTATCGTCATGATCGGACACGTCACCAAGGACGGTTCGCTGGCAGGTCCGCGCGTGCTGGAGCATATGGTCGATACGGTACTGTATTTTGAGGGGGATACCCACTCTTCGTTTCGTCTGGTCCGGGCGTTCAAGAACCGGTTCGGCGCGGTCAACGAACTGGGTGTTTTTGCGATGACCGACCGAGGCTTGCGAGGTGTTGCGAACCCTTCTGCACTTTTTCTGTCACAACACTCGCGCGATGTTGCTGGTTCCTGCGTGATGGCGACACAGGAAGGGACTCGCCCGCTTCTGGTGGAGATCCAGGCGCTGGTCGATACCGCGCATGTGCCGAATCCGCGCCGCCTTGCGCTGGGTCTGGAAGGTCATCGGCTGGCGATGCTGCTGGCAGTGTTACACCGCCATGCAGGCGTATCGACCGCTGACCAGGACGTGTTCGTCAATGCCGTCGGTGGCGTGCGCATCACCGAGCCAGGCGCAGACTTGCCCATTTTGCTGGCGATTCTGTCCTCGCTCAAGGATCGGGCACTGCCCGCAGGGCTTGTGTCGTTTGGCGAGATTGGACTCGCAGGTGAAGTCAGGCCGGCTGTTCGCGGTCAGGAGCGTTTGCGCGAGGCGGCCAAGCTCGGGTTTTCTGTGGCGATCGTCCCTGCCGCTAACGCTCCCAAGCAGGCAATCGAAGGATTGCGTGTGATTCCGGTCAGCCGATTGCAAGAAGCGATTGATGCTGTGCGAGGGTTGTAG
- a CDS encoding ABC transporter ATP-binding protein, with translation MATSVGNLTSFSGDAHDFVRIVDLTKIYGETVAVQSVNLTVQRNEIFALLGSSGCGKSTLLRMLAGFETVTSGQIFLDGEDITSLAPYERPVNMMFQSYALFPHMTVEANVAFGLRQEGVARNEIHERVYEALELVQMSPYARRKPHQLSGGQQQRVALARSLVKRPKLLLLDEPMSALDKQIRHNTQIELVRILDQLGVTCFMVTHDQEEAMTMASRLAVMTEGQIRQIGSPQEVYAFPNSRFVAAFIGSTNLFEGEITVDESDHVMIESDDLPRAFYVDHGVSEPLGMQVSVSLRPEQVRVSRQAPAGEYNWGHGVVNHMAWMGSYALYQIRLDSGKVVEATMPSQLLMQDEPPGLDEEVYVSWGRDSVTVLSS, from the coding sequence ATGGCAACTTCAGTCGGTAATCTGACTTCTTTTTCTGGCGATGCGCACGATTTTGTTCGAATCGTCGACCTCACCAAAATCTACGGCGAGACAGTGGCCGTCCAGAGCGTGAACCTGACTGTTCAGCGTAATGAAATCTTTGCGCTACTGGGTAGCTCCGGTTGCGGCAAGTCGACCTTGCTGCGCATGCTGGCTGGATTTGAAACCGTCACATCTGGTCAGATCTTTCTCGATGGAGAGGACATCACCAGCCTCGCTCCCTATGAGCGGCCGGTTAACATGATGTTCCAGTCCTACGCACTGTTTCCGCACATGACAGTCGAAGCCAATGTCGCGTTTGGTCTGCGCCAGGAAGGTGTGGCGCGCAACGAGATACACGAGCGGGTGTACGAGGCGCTCGAGCTGGTGCAGATGTCGCCCTATGCCAGACGCAAGCCCCATCAACTTTCTGGTGGCCAGCAGCAGCGCGTCGCATTGGCGCGTAGTCTGGTCAAGCGTCCCAAGCTGCTGTTGCTCGACGAGCCGATGTCCGCCCTTGACAAGCAGATTCGTCATAACACCCAGATCGAGCTGGTCCGCATTCTGGACCAGCTGGGGGTGACGTGTTTCATGGTGACCCATGATCAGGAAGAGGCCATGACGATGGCCAGTCGTCTGGCGGTCATGACAGAAGGTCAGATCCGTCAGATCGGTTCACCGCAAGAGGTCTACGCCTTCCCGAATTCACGCTTTGTTGCCGCCTTCATCGGGTCGACCAATCTTTTTGAAGGTGAGATCACGGTCGACGAGTCTGACCACGTCATGATCGAAAGCGACGATCTGCCCAGAGCGTTCTATGTCGATCACGGTGTGAGCGAGCCGCTGGGCATGCAGGTTTCGGTTTCGTTGCGCCCGGAACAGGTACGGGTGAGCCGGCAGGCACCGGCCGGTGAATATAACTGGGGGCACGGTGTTGTGAATCACATGGCCTGGATGGGAAGCTATGCGCTTTACCAGATTCGGCTCGATTCGGGCAAGGTGGTCGAAGCCACCATGCCGTCACAGTTGCTGATGCAGGACGAGCCACCCGGACTGGATGAAGAAGTCTATGTCAGCTGGGGACGTGACAGCGTCACGGTTCTGTCATCATGA
- a CDS encoding Spx/MgsR family RNA polymerase-binding regulatory protein: MHLYGLKNCSTCKKAINWLDGHAVEYVFTDYREVPLAASDLVRYAQHLGGWEKLVNRASPTWRKLDAAEQAAVSDEQWTSLIARNPTLVRRPLTVYADGSVSTGFNEARFAKKLQGE, translated from the coding sequence ATGCATCTTTACGGTCTTAAAAACTGCAGTACCTGCAAGAAAGCCATCAACTGGCTCGACGGGCATGCCGTCGAATATGTTTTCACTGACTACCGGGAAGTGCCGCTAGCGGCGTCAGATCTCGTGCGCTACGCACAGCACCTGGGAGGATGGGAAAAGCTCGTCAACCGCGCCTCGCCAACCTGGCGCAAGCTCGACGCAGCAGAGCAGGCTGCTGTGTCTGATGAACAATGGACTTCACTGATTGCCCGAAATCCCACCTTGGTGCGCAGACCACTTACGGTCTATGCGGATGGTTCTGTTTCCACGGGTTTCAATGAAGCGCGCTTTGCCAAGAAGTTACAGGGTGAGTGA
- a CDS encoding polyamine ABC transporter substrate-binding protein has protein sequence MKARVLLTLLVSSLGVVSTATAQNKTLNVYNWAEYTAQDTIPGFEREAGVKVRYDTYDSNDTLQAKLLTGNSGYDVVVPSTHYAARQIEGGLFQKLDKSRIPNWENLDPAIMKLLEPVDPGNQYLVPWGYGTNALGFNVTKAREIMGEDVDLADWSLLFDPEKIKKFASCGVSVLDEAAQVFPAALHYLGKDPNSSNPDDLKAALELMKSIRPYIRQFSSSGYIDELASGDLCMVYAFSGDVLIAADRAREGKRPYEIDYFLPGNGAPAWFDTMAVPKDAANPELAFDFINYLSRPEVSAAITNTMFYPNANKAARALVKPEVANNESIYPPDEVAEKIFVIQAQPLNVQRQQSRMWAELKSGR, from the coding sequence ATGAAAGCGCGAGTTTTACTGACTTTGCTGGTAAGCAGTCTGGGTGTGGTGAGTACAGCCACTGCACAGAACAAGACGCTGAACGTTTATAACTGGGCTGAATACACTGCGCAAGACACGATTCCCGGTTTTGAGCGGGAAGCTGGCGTGAAGGTCCGTTACGACACTTACGACAGCAATGACACATTGCAGGCCAAACTGCTCACGGGCAATTCCGGCTATGACGTGGTTGTTCCGTCCACACATTACGCTGCAAGGCAGATTGAGGGTGGATTGTTTCAGAAGCTTGACAAGTCCAGGATTCCGAACTGGGAGAACCTGGATCCGGCGATCATGAAGCTGCTTGAGCCAGTGGATCCGGGCAATCAGTATCTGGTTCCCTGGGGCTATGGCACCAACGCGCTCGGATTCAACGTGACCAAAGCCAGGGAAATCATGGGCGAAGACGTCGATCTGGCTGACTGGTCTTTGCTGTTTGATCCAGAGAAAATCAAGAAGTTCGCCAGCTGCGGTGTGTCGGTTCTCGACGAGGCAGCCCAGGTGTTTCCTGCAGCCCTGCATTATCTTGGCAAGGATCCCAACAGTAGCAACCCGGATGATCTCAAGGCTGCGCTAGAGCTGATGAAGTCGATTCGCCCCTATATCCGGCAGTTCAGTTCATCGGGGTATATCGACGAGCTGGCCTCGGGTGATCTGTGCATGGTGTACGCGTTTTCCGGGGATGTCCTGATCGCGGCTGACCGGGCGCGTGAAGGCAAGCGTCCTTACGAAATCGATTACTTCCTGCCCGGCAACGGGGCACCTGCGTGGTTCGATACCATGGCCGTGCCCAAAGATGCAGCCAATCCTGAACTGGCATTTGATTTCATCAATTACTTGTCCAGGCCCGAGGTGTCGGCTGCGATTACCAACACCATGTTCTACCCGAACGCCAACAAGGCGGCAAGGGCGTTGGTCAAGCCTGAAGTGGCGAACAACGAGTCGATCTATCCGCCTGACGAAGTGGCCGAGAAGATCTTCGTGATTCAGGCGCAGCCGCTGAACGTGCAACGCCAGCAGTCCAGGATGTGGGCTGAGCTGAAGTCTGGTCGTTAA
- a CDS encoding protein kinase family protein, with protein sequence MSDVPIPDQKQNQTPVVLAKGTCAIKGWSDAVNTTWFDPQRYELHAHPVADGGRGSAWYVDVAGQPGVLRQYRRGG encoded by the coding sequence ATGAGTGACGTGCCGATTCCGGATCAGAAGCAGAACCAGACGCCTGTCGTACTGGCCAAAGGTACTTGTGCGATCAAGGGCTGGTCCGATGCCGTGAATACCACCTGGTTCGATCCGCAGCGATATGAGTTGCATGCCCACCCCGTAGCCGATGGTGGTCGCGGTAGTGCGTGGTACGTGGATGTGGCAGGCCAGCCAGGCGTGCTGCGACAGTATCGCCGGGGGGGATGA
- a CDS encoding ABC transporter permease, whose amino-acid sequence MTGKWVKFGFKQTWRDVRAGDLRLLALAVVIAVAAVSSVGFLSDRVGRALERDAARMLGADLVLETPEQASQQWLDEARDRGLSAIRVWRFPSMVGSADGDLQLASIKVVESGYPLRGELRTTRSLTEPDEVTTSAPETGEVWVDPQLLALTGLSVGETLQVGRKALRIDRAITYEPDRGVQFVNVAPRVLMRAEDLVDAGLLGEGSRVGHSMLVAGDELAVGAYREWLRPQLDVAQKILTLDEGRPEVRRTLDRAQQFLTLVVMIAVLIAAVAIALGARRFSQRQQSAVAVMRCVGATQSTVRNVLMLEFALVALAGSLVGLLIGWVAQMGLVSVMQELVSDELPGVGLMPALQGIYAGFWLLFSFSVPPLQALSRVSPAQIFRRDVPAFPLHSVMGYLLAFGGFALLMWWIAGDPKYGFGLAAGFVGAAVLFSLLGVVALKVVDSLRGVLGRRVHWRFAMAGLVRRKGATIAQVSALAVGMMAILLLTIVRTDLLQGWQQTLPPDAPNRFLINIQPDQVQPVRQTLAKAQLDDLTFYPMVRGRLIERNDKALLVEDFESPRAQRLLQRDFNLSYAASLENNGRIIAGREFDPEAFEVSMETDIATDLGLSLGDEIVFEIAGQPVKVRITSLRQVDWDSMRPNFFAVLTPAALDRQPQTFITSFHLPLEQAALTQTLVRTYPNLTVFDVGAVLSQLQSVLDRVSVAIQGLFVFAILAGAVVLAAALSSSRDERVREAALLRAIGATNRQLASAQRIELLFIGAMAGLLAATGATLAAWALSVWVFEFAMQWSITPWVLGLAVCMPGAWLAGSIVLRGVLRSPPLLILRNEA is encoded by the coding sequence ATGACAGGGAAGTGGGTGAAGTTCGGATTCAAACAGACCTGGCGCGATGTTCGCGCAGGTGACCTGCGTCTGCTGGCGCTGGCAGTGGTGATTGCGGTCGCCGCTGTGAGTAGTGTCGGATTCTTGTCAGATCGTGTCGGACGCGCGCTTGAGCGTGATGCTGCGCGGATGCTGGGCGCGGACCTGGTGCTCGAGACGCCGGAGCAAGCCAGTCAGCAGTGGCTCGATGAGGCGCGCGACAGAGGACTGTCAGCTATCAGGGTCTGGCGGTTTCCTTCCATGGTGGGCTCAGCCGATGGCGACCTGCAACTGGCTTCCATCAAGGTTGTCGAGTCTGGCTATCCCCTACGGGGGGAGTTGCGCACAACGCGGTCGCTGACAGAACCTGACGAGGTCACAACCAGTGCGCCCGAGACTGGCGAGGTCTGGGTGGATCCACAGTTGCTGGCGCTCACGGGACTGTCAGTTGGGGAGACTCTGCAAGTCGGGCGCAAGGCGTTGCGAATCGACCGTGCCATCACCTACGAGCCGGACCGAGGTGTCCAGTTCGTCAACGTTGCACCCAGGGTGCTGATGCGTGCGGAGGATCTGGTCGACGCCGGATTGCTGGGCGAAGGGAGTCGCGTAGGACACTCGATGCTGGTGGCGGGGGACGAGCTGGCGGTTGGTGCCTACCGGGAGTGGCTGCGACCACAGCTTGACGTTGCCCAGAAGATTCTGACACTGGACGAAGGCCGGCCAGAAGTCCGGCGTACGCTGGATCGAGCCCAGCAGTTCCTGACTTTAGTGGTGATGATTGCCGTGCTCATTGCTGCCGTTGCCATTGCCCTGGGCGCGCGGCGGTTCAGTCAGCGCCAGCAGTCTGCAGTGGCCGTGATGCGCTGCGTGGGGGCGACCCAGTCAACCGTGCGCAATGTACTCATGCTGGAGTTTGCCCTGGTGGCACTCGCCGGCTCGCTGGTCGGTCTTCTGATTGGCTGGGTTGCGCAGATGGGTCTGGTCAGTGTGATGCAGGAACTGGTTTCCGATGAGCTGCCCGGTGTCGGGCTTATGCCGGCTTTGCAGGGCATCTACGCCGGGTTCTGGTTGCTGTTTTCGTTTTCGGTGCCGCCGTTGCAAGCTTTGAGCCGGGTGTCGCCAGCGCAGATTTTTCGTCGCGATGTGCCCGCGTTTCCTCTGCACAGTGTCATGGGTTACCTGCTGGCATTCGGCGGTTTTGCCTTGCTCATGTGGTGGATCGCTGGTGATCCAAAGTACGGCTTCGGACTTGCGGCAGGCTTTGTCGGCGCAGCGGTGCTGTTCAGTCTGCTCGGTGTGGTGGCGTTAAAAGTGGTTGACAGTCTGCGTGGCGTGCTGGGTCGTCGTGTCCACTGGCGCTTTGCGATGGCAGGACTGGTGCGTCGAAAAGGGGCGACGATTGCGCAGGTCAGCGCACTGGCGGTTGGCATGATGGCGATTCTGCTCCTGACGATTGTGAGGACCGATTTGCTCCAGGGCTGGCAGCAGACACTTCCACCGGATGCGCCGAACCGCTTCCTGATCAACATTCAGCCAGATCAGGTGCAGCCCGTGCGGCAGACGCTGGCCAAGGCTCAGCTCGATGACCTGACCTTTTATCCGATGGTGCGCGGCCGTCTGATCGAGCGCAACGACAAGGCCCTGCTGGTAGAGGACTTCGAGTCCCCGCGGGCACAGCGACTGCTGCAACGTGACTTCAATCTTTCGTACGCAGCTTCGCTGGAGAATAATGGACGGATCATTGCTGGTCGCGAGTTTGACCCCGAGGCATTCGAGGTTTCTATGGAGACCGACATCGCGACCGATCTTGGGCTTTCTCTTGGTGACGAGATCGTGTTCGAGATTGCCGGACAACCGGTCAAGGTGCGCATCACCAGCTTGCGCCAGGTGGACTGGGACTCAATGCGTCCCAACTTCTTTGCGGTGCTCACGCCTGCCGCGCTCGATCGTCAGCCGCAGACCTTCATTACCTCGTTTCACCTGCCGCTTGAGCAGGCCGCGCTGACACAGACGCTTGTCAGGACGTATCCTAATCTGACCGTATTTGACGTGGGCGCAGTCCTCTCGCAGTTGCAGTCAGTGCTTGACAGGGTGTCGGTTGCGATTCAGGGATTGTTCGTCTTTGCCATCCTGGCTGGCGCGGTGGTTCTGGCTGCTGCCCTGAGTTCAAGCCGCGACGAAAGGGTGCGCGAAGCTGCCCTGCTGCGCGCGATCGGTGCGACCAACCGCCAGCTGGCATCAGCCCAGCGTATCGAACTGCTCTTTATCGGCGCAATGGCAGGGCTGCTCGCGGCCACAGGTGCGACACTGGCTGCGTGGGCCTTGTCTGTCTGGGTGTTTGAGTTTGCGATGCAATGGTCGATCACACCCTGGGTACTTGGCCTGGCGGTCTGCATGCCGGGTGCCTGGCTGGCCGGGTCGATTGTGTTGCGGGGTGTGCTGCGCAGCCCACCCTTGTTGATTCTGCGAAACGAGGCCTAA
- the hpnC gene encoding squalene synthase HpnC, with amino-acid sequence MAVDHYENFPVASLLLPRAIRADVVNLYRFARSADDIADEGDDAPLVRLTRLREYRRALHDIAEYGRVASEDKQIRGVFEPLAASISRHVLPITLLDDLLTAFEQDISVKRYATNHALDQYCMRSANPVGRLMLHLFRQTDRDSLVQSDAVCTALQRVNFLQDVAIDWRKGRVYLPQEDLSQHGVTEAQIEAGCADQNWHNLMAEQSQRCRELLHFGQPLGKQLKGRVGLEIRLIIQGGLRVLEKLEAVEFDVFRRRPVLVRSDWPVMLVRAVGF; translated from the coding sequence ATGGCCGTTGATCATTACGAAAACTTTCCGGTTGCCTCGCTCCTGTTACCCAGAGCGATTCGCGCCGACGTCGTCAACCTGTACCGGTTCGCCCGCTCGGCAGACGACATTGCAGACGAAGGAGATGATGCGCCCCTCGTGCGACTCACCCGCCTCAGGGAGTATCGACGCGCCCTGCACGACATCGCCGAATATGGACGAGTAGCGTCCGAAGACAAGCAGATTCGTGGCGTCTTTGAGCCGCTGGCGGCAAGCATCAGCCGTCATGTCCTGCCGATCACACTGCTAGACGATCTGTTGACCGCGTTTGAACAGGACATTTCTGTGAAACGCTACGCGACCAATCATGCGCTTGACCAGTACTGCATGCGTTCGGCCAATCCGGTAGGCCGACTCATGCTGCATCTGTTTCGCCAGACCGATCGCGACAGCCTCGTACAGTCCGACGCCGTCTGTACTGCCCTGCAACGTGTCAATTTTCTGCAGGACGTCGCCATCGACTGGCGCAAGGGCCGGGTGTACCTGCCACAGGAGGACCTCTCACAGCACGGCGTCACTGAAGCGCAGATTGAGGCTGGCTGCGCGGACCAGAACTGGCACAATCTGATGGCCGAACAGTCTCAGCGATGCAGGGAATTGCTACACTTCGGCCAACCTTTGGGAAAACAGCTCAAGGGACGAGTCGGGCTCGAGATCCGGCTGATTATTCAAGGGGGATTGCGTGTGCTAGAAAAACTTGAAGCCGTAGAATTTGACGTGTTCAGACGTCGACCGGTGCTGGTTCGGTCCGACTGGCCCGTTATGCTGGTTCGTGCAGTGGGTTTCTGA
- a CDS encoding ABC transporter permease subunit — MSTRLARLRSDAISIAPPFVWLVLFLLLPFILVLKISFADLKFGVPPYTSLTELKDEALSLTLHLRGYLLLLSDSLYVSTYINSLRMAGITTLVCILIGYPMAYYIARAPERIRHVLLLAVILPFWTSLLLRVYAWVGILRSDGLLNSLLMNLGVISSPLEIYRTDLAVYIGLVYAYLPFFILPLYATLVKMDLRLLDAAYDLGARPWRAFLSVTLPLSMPGVISGAMLVFIPAVGEYVIPEMLGGADTLMMGRIMWSEFFTNADWPIASAITIVMVSLLLIPLIVFQVNQAHRYQSQGGR, encoded by the coding sequence ATGAGTACCCGCCTGGCCCGTCTTCGTTCGGATGCGATCAGTATCGCACCGCCCTTTGTCTGGCTGGTGCTGTTTTTGCTGTTGCCGTTCATTCTGGTGCTCAAGATCAGCTTTGCCGATCTCAAGTTTGGTGTGCCCCCCTACACCTCGCTGACCGAATTGAAGGATGAGGCACTGAGCCTGACTCTGCATCTGCGCGGCTACCTGCTGCTGCTGAGTGACTCGCTGTACGTGTCGACCTACATCAACTCACTGCGGATGGCGGGGATCACGACGCTGGTCTGCATCCTGATCGGTTATCCGATGGCCTACTACATTGCACGGGCTCCCGAGCGGATTCGGCACGTGCTGCTGCTCGCAGTCATCCTGCCGTTCTGGACGTCGCTCCTGCTAAGGGTCTACGCCTGGGTCGGGATCCTGCGTTCTGACGGGTTGCTCAATTCACTGCTGATGAATCTTGGTGTGATCAGTTCGCCACTCGAGATCTACCGCACGGACCTGGCTGTCTATATCGGTCTCGTGTACGCCTATCTGCCGTTTTTTATCCTTCCACTGTATGCCACCCTCGTCAAAATGGATCTAAGACTGCTTGATGCTGCCTATGACCTGGGCGCGCGGCCATGGCGGGCGTTTCTGTCGGTCACACTACCGCTGTCGATGCCAGGCGTGATCTCGGGGGCGATGCTGGTTTTTATTCCGGCAGTCGGCGAGTATGTGATTCCGGAGATGCTCGGTGGAGCGGATACGCTGATGATGGGCAGGATCATGTGGAGCGAGTTTTTTACCAATGCTGACTGGCCGATTGCGTCTGCGATCACGATCGTGATGGTTTCACTGTTGTTGATTCCGCTGATCGTCTTCCAGGTCAATCAGGCGCATCGCTATCAATCTCAGGGGGGGCGGTGA
- a CDS encoding 3-deoxy-D-manno-octulosonic acid kinase: protein MIAKLSRDLYWWTGRDQTRSFREFDILAALAERSGQGLNVPRPVAAMACRTHGLFYRAALITQRIAQAEAFWKYDDGLIWERAGQMIARLHRAGVWHADLNVNNILIDPHEKIWLIDFDRARTGVTDPKRLYGNLQRLERSVRKVCSERIHDCWPMLLSGYARAPD from the coding sequence ATGATTGCGAAACTCAGTCGTGATCTTTACTGGTGGACAGGGCGAGATCAGACAAGAAGTTTCAGGGAGTTCGATATTCTTGCCGCGCTTGCAGAACGTTCCGGCCAGGGCCTGAACGTGCCCCGGCCGGTGGCTGCCATGGCGTGTCGCACGCATGGACTCTTCTATCGGGCGGCGTTGATCACGCAGCGGATTGCCCAGGCCGAGGCCTTCTGGAAATACGACGATGGGCTGATCTGGGAGCGTGCAGGCCAGATGATTGCGCGCTTGCACAGGGCAGGCGTCTGGCATGCTGACTTGAACGTGAACAATATTCTGATCGATCCCCATGAAAAAATCTGGCTGATTGACTTTGACAGGGCACGCACAGGCGTTACCGATCCGAAACGTCTGTATGGCAATCTGCAACGACTTGAACGTTCGGTTCGTAAAGTGTGCTCTGAACGCATCCACGATTGCTGGCCAATGTTGCTCTCAGGGTACGCTCGCGCGCCCGATTGA
- a CDS encoding ABC transporter permease subunit, whose product MARRLAPNAPSRLGQWLALGLGFLFLYVPILSLIVFSFNDSAMMTTWSGFSLRWYKSLFQDAALLNAAWLSLQVALMTATAASVIGVWAGYVLARKGKFRGFSLYVGLVSAPLVIPEVVLGISLLLLFVELDSLFGWPGQRGMFTIWVGHTTFCMAFVTVIVQSRIRDLDRSLEEAALDLGATPAKVFFKITLPLIAPAIVSGWLLAFTLSLDDVVIASFLSGPGSTLLSPEIFSRVRLGLKPEVNALATLFVGAVAIVVLIASAVQRRQRRFQS is encoded by the coding sequence ATGGCCAGGCGACTCGCACCGAACGCTCCTAGCAGGCTAGGCCAGTGGCTGGCGCTGGGGCTGGGTTTCCTGTTTCTGTACGTGCCTATTCTGAGTCTGATCGTGTTCTCTTTTAACGATTCGGCGATGATGACGACCTGGAGCGGATTTTCTTTGAGATGGTACAAGTCCCTGTTTCAGGATGCAGCACTGCTCAACGCGGCTTGGCTGTCCTTGCAGGTCGCGCTCATGACAGCAACGGCTGCCAGCGTGATCGGCGTCTGGGCCGGTTATGTGCTGGCCAGAAAGGGCAAGTTTCGCGGATTTTCTCTTTATGTCGGTCTGGTCAGTGCACCGTTGGTGATTCCCGAAGTCGTTCTGGGGATTTCGCTGTTGCTACTGTTTGTCGAGCTGGACAGCCTGTTCGGCTGGCCGGGCCAGCGTGGAATGTTCACCATCTGGGTCGGACATACGACATTTTGCATGGCGTTTGTCACCGTGATCGTGCAGTCGCGGATACGGGATCTGGATCGGTCGCTGGAAGAAGCGGCGCTCGATCTGGGTGCAACACCGGCGAAAGTGTTTTTCAAGATCACGCTGCCGTTGATCGCACCGGCGATTGTTTCAGGCTGGTTGCTTGCTTTCACGTTGTCGCTTGACGATGTGGTCATTGCGTCCTTCCTGTCAGGTCCGGGCTCGACCTTGCTGTCGCCCGAGATTTTCTCCAGGGTTCGTCTTGGACTCAAGCCTGAGGTCAACGCGCTTGCGACACTGTTTGTTGGCGCGGTGGCCATCGTCGTACTCATTGCCAGCGCGGTCCAGCGTCGCCAGAGGAGGTTTCAGTCGTGA